A stretch of Lathyrus oleraceus cultivar Zhongwan6 chromosome 6, CAAS_Psat_ZW6_1.0, whole genome shotgun sequence DNA encodes these proteins:
- the LOC127095517 gene encoding protein NRT1/ PTR FAMILY 1.2-like, translating to MRMPFGYAANQAFEKMSSYGIMLNMVLYFTRHYGMQAAKATNIILLWSAASYFTPVLAAFLADSYFGRFTIIAFGSFLTLLGMLLFWLTAIIPNLSPCDQLTMICNSPTTSQLAFLYFSLCLMAIGAGGVRASSLAFGVDQLNKKERDEGIIERYFNWSFALTGAAVLIGMTILVYIQENFGWIVGFGVPVVLMFISTLSFFLASSLYVKVEPKGNVISECARVVVASYRNRNLNLPSPNVSNDGGYYYDKDSEMLMPSDKLRYRIYEHFKCPLL from the exons ATGCGGATGCCTTTTGGCTATGCAGCAAACCAGGCGTTTGAGAAAATGTCTAGCTATGGGATCATGCTAAACATGGTTCTGTATTTTACTAGACATTATGGCATGCAAGCTGCTAAAGCTACCAATATTATCCTCCTATGGTCTGCAGCTAGTTATTTCACACCAGTTCTTGCTGCTTTTCTTGCTGATTCTTACTTTGGTCGTTTCACTATCATTGCCTTTGGATCTTTTCTCACTTTACTA GGAATGCTACTTTTTTGGCTAACTGCTATAATTCCAAACCTAAGTCCATGTGATCAATTAACTATGATCTGCAACTCTCCAACAACATCACAACTTGCATTCTTATACTTTTCTCTATGCCTAATGGCCATTGGAGCTGGTGGTGTAAGAGCCTCTTCCTTAGCCTTTGGAGTTGACCAACTaaacaagaaagaaagagatgaaggAATCATAGAGCGATACTTTAATTGGAGCTTTGCTTTAACAGGAGCTGCAGTCTTAATTGGAATGACCATTTTGGTTTATATTCAAGAAAATTTTGGATGGATTGTTGGATTTGGTGTTCCTGTTGTTCTTATGTTTATATCCACGCTATCTTTCTTTTTAGCTTCTTCACTTTATGTTAAGGTTGAACCTAAAGGGAATGTGATTAGCGAGTGTGCTCGTGTCGTTGTCGCGTCTTACAGAAACAGAAACCTCAACTTACCATCGCCAAATGTCTCGAATGATGGCGGGTACTATTATGATAAGGATTCGGAAATGCTTATGCCTAGCGATAAACTAAGGTATCGAATTTATGAACATTTCAAATGTCCATTGTTGTAG
- the LOC127095518 gene encoding uncharacterized protein LOC127095518, protein MEPLHNRSTKEQTAVVNLDDVTISLSKDGYRDMMKLADNFATFNQRLKYAHFRPLVPVKADSRSWWKYAYRAVSDQMKKASGKMSWEQVLRYTRLQKRYISLYASLLKSDPSQVTISGSREIEDLDRELDIELILQWRMLAHKFVEKSTESNLNARKQKVGKSWWSFGRNGNSPKEETEEFNFSEEDWNQLNKMIGYKEGDDGKSDVNSKADVVHKFV, encoded by the exons ATGGAGCCTTTGCACAATAGATCAA CCAAGGAGCAGACGGCTGTTGTGAATTTGGATGATGTTACAATCAGCTTATCTAAG GATGGATACAGAGATATGATGAAATTAGCAGACAACTTCGCTACATTTAATCAACGTCTAAAGTATGCTCATTTCCGTCCACTGGTGCCAGTAAAAGCTGATTCCAGGTCTTGGTGGAAGTATGCTTACAGAGCTGTATCCGATCAGATGAAAAAGGCAAG TGGAAAAATGTCATGGGAGCAAGTTTTAAGATACACAAGGTTGCAGAAGAGATATATTTCTCTCTATGCTTCACTGCTTAAGTCTGATCCCAGTCAGGTTACTATTAGCGGAAGCAGAGAGATTGAAGATCTAGATCGCGAACTTGATATTGAACTTATACTGCAATGGAG AATGTTGGCGCACAAGTTTGTGGAGAAATCAACGGAGTCAAATCTTAATGCGAGGAAACAGAAAGTGGGGAAATCTTGGTGGTCATTTGGAAG GAACGGTAACTCTCCTAAAGAGGAAACCGAGGAATTCAATTTCAGTGAAGAGGACTGGAACCAGTTAAATAAAATGATCGGGTATAAGGAGGGTGATGATGGGAAATCGGATGTAAATAGCAAGGCAGATgttgttcataaatttgtgtaa